The Vigna radiata var. radiata cultivar VC1973A unplaced genomic scaffold, Vradiata_ver6 scaffold_1466, whole genome shotgun sequence DNA window GGTGGCTATGGCGACGACGGTGGCGGTGGGGGTTGTGGCACTgctggtggtggcggtggtggcgacggtgtggtggtggtagtggttgttgtggtggttgtggtggcaACGAttgcggtggtggtggtggtggtggtggtggtggtggtggtggtggttttgGTGGCGGTGGCGGCGGTGGTATTGGTAGTGGCAGTTGTATTGGGAGTGGCGGTACGGCGTTGGTGGCGACGAAATTTGTGGTCGGGGTTGCGTCAGTGGCGCTGGCGTGGtcgtggtggttgtggtggggTGGGTGAAGGCGGTGGCGGCGACGGTGGTGGTCATGGCAGTGGTGGTAGCGACGATGGCGACGACGGTGTGGTGGTGGTTGTAGTGGTAGCGGTGAAGATGGTGCTGGTGGTGCTGGTTGTGGTGGCAgcggtggttgtggtggtggtagtggcaATGTAGGCGGCGGCGGCTGCCACGATGGAAGTGGTAGTGCGGGTTGTGATCGTGGCGGTGGCAgcgacggtggtggtggtggtggttgcgATTGTAATGTCGGTGGCGGCGATAGTTGTGGAGGTGGTGGTTGTgtttgtggtggtggtggcaatGGCAGCAGTGTCGGCAACTATGGTGATTCAGGTGGTTGTAGTGGCAGTGTGACAGTGGCGGCGAtgaaatttgttgttggggTTGCATCGGCGGTGCTGgcatggtggtggtggtggtagggGGTAGGTGGAGGCGGTGGCGGCGGTGGTTGTAGTGGCAGTGGTGGAAACGGTTGTGGCAGCAAcattggtggtggtggttgcgTTTGTAGTGGCGGTGGCGGCGACGGTGGTGAAGGTAGTGGTTGTGGTGGCAATGGCGGTGACGGCGGCAGGGCCGACAATGGTGGTCGTCGTCATCGTTGTGGGGGTGGTTGTGGTAGCGGCTACCAcgatgatggtggtggtgttggaggtggtggtggttgtggtggtggtggtggtggtggtggaggtgatggtgttggtggtggtggtggtggtggaggcgGTGGCGGCGacggtggtggcggtggtggcggTGTTGGTGTAGGCGGTGGCGGTGGCAGTGGTGCTTGTGGCACTAGTGGTGGCGGCAGTGGCGGTGACGgtgtggtggtggtagtggtggtgttG harbors:
- the LOC106755034 gene encoding ctenidin-3-like, with product MEVVVRVVIVAVAATVVVVVVAIVMSVAAIVVEVVVVFVVVVAMAAVSATMVIQGVGGGGGGGGCSGSGGNGCGSNIGGGGCVCSGGGGDGGEGSGCGGNGGDGGRADNGGRRHRCGGGCGSGYHDDGGGVGGGGGDGGGGGGGVGVGGGGGSGACGTSGGGSGGDGVVVVVVVLVVVVATVAVVVVVVVVAAAAAVVVAVVVRRWW